From a single Calothrix sp. NIES-2098 genomic region:
- a CDS encoding protein-export membrane protein SecF — translation MKLSINKSRSLWWTVSAAFILSGIISMVISWQNPNIKAPLRPSLDFVGGTRLQFERDCTKSGNCDKPIDITVVRDVAKEQGLGDSSIQIVGDNGILVRTKNLDADQRTKLRNTLSEKIGEFDPQKNQIDSVGPTLGQELFRSGILALIVSFLGITIYMAFRFQWDYAIFAIVALFHDILITVGSFSILGLVAGIEADSLFIVALLTITGFSVNDTVVIYDRIRETLKTHPGAPIAEIVDDAVNQTLTRSINTTLTVLLTLFAIFLFGGETLRNFALALIIGFTMGAYSSIFIASTLLAWWRERTGQSLAVATAQTTDTSASSPES, via the coding sequence ATGAAACTGAGTATTAACAAATCGCGATCGCTCTGGTGGACTGTTTCGGCTGCCTTCATCCTCAGCGGTATCATCTCAATGGTGATTTCTTGGCAAAATCCTAATATCAAGGCTCCTCTACGTCCTAGCTTGGATTTCGTTGGTGGTACGCGGTTACAGTTTGAACGCGACTGTACCAAATCAGGTAACTGCGACAAACCAATTGATATCACTGTTGTCAGGGATGTAGCTAAAGAACAAGGTCTAGGTGATAGCAGTATTCAAATTGTTGGTGACAACGGTATCTTAGTTCGCACGAAAAATCTTGATGCCGATCAGCGTACCAAGTTGCGAAATACTTTAAGTGAAAAAATTGGTGAATTCGATCCGCAAAAGAATCAAATCGACTCCGTTGGCCCTACATTGGGTCAGGAGCTATTTCGCTCTGGTATACTCGCTTTGATTGTGTCCTTCTTAGGAATCACTATCTACATGGCATTCCGCTTTCAGTGGGACTATGCCATTTTTGCGATCGTTGCCTTATTCCACGATATTTTAATCACTGTAGGGTCTTTTTCAATTTTGGGTTTGGTAGCAGGTATTGAAGCAGATAGCTTATTTATCGTTGCCTTGCTGACCATTACAGGTTTCTCAGTGAATGATACTGTCGTAATTTACGATCGCATTCGCGAAACTCTTAAAACTCATCCTGGCGCACCAATTGCCGAAATTGTCGATGATGCAGTTAACCAAACTTTAACTCGGTCAATCAACACAACCTTAACTGTATTACTAACATTATTTGCGATCTTTCTGTTTGGTGGAGAAACGCTGAGAAATTTTGCCCTAGCTTTGATTATTGGCTTCACAATGGGGGCTTATTCTAGTATTTTCATTGCCAGTACTCTCTTAGCTTGGTGGCGAGAGCGTACAGGTCAATCTCTAGCCGTAGCAACAGCCCAAACAACTGATACCTCTGCTAGTTCCCCAGAAAGTTAA
- a CDS encoding HemK family modification methylase: MTNTQPKVVSGLQLWQWRHQAIQAAIATDVPVAEVDWLLQEIAGLDRLALRLESYKNWPQIQLKLALEDLEQLWQRRLHDRLPVQYIAGASPWRNFKIAVSSAVLIPRPETECLIDLAVTAANHSEAIPPLQQGNWADLGTGSGAIALGLANAFPESTIHAVDYSSEALAIAAANAQNLGFADRIRFYQGSWWEPLSFLKGQFSGIVSNPPYIPTSTLPTLQPEVILHEPHLALDGGADGLDCIRHLIEISPSYLRPGGVWLIEMMAGQADRVREILQNHDSYSNIEIHSDLAGIERFALAYVNAEC, encoded by the coding sequence ATGACGAATACACAGCCAAAAGTAGTCTCTGGTTTACAACTTTGGCAGTGGCGTCATCAGGCAATTCAAGCTGCGATCGCCACAGATGTTCCAGTAGCGGAAGTTGATTGGCTGCTACAAGAAATAGCAGGTTTAGATCGCTTGGCACTGCGTTTAGAATCTTACAAAAATTGGCCGCAAATTCAATTGAAGTTGGCTTTAGAAGATTTAGAGCAGTTGTGGCAAAGGCGGTTACACGATCGCTTACCAGTGCAGTACATCGCTGGAGCTTCACCTTGGCGAAATTTTAAAATTGCTGTTTCGAGCGCCGTTCTGATTCCTCGACCCGAAACAGAATGTTTGATTGATTTAGCTGTAACAGCCGCCAATCATAGTGAAGCTATCCCACCTTTACAGCAAGGAAATTGGGCGGACTTGGGTACTGGTAGTGGCGCGATCGCTCTGGGACTAGCAAATGCCTTTCCAGAGTCCACCATTCACGCCGTAGATTACAGTTCAGAAGCTTTGGCGATCGCAGCGGCAAATGCCCAAAATTTGGGCTTTGCTGACCGGATTCGATTTTATCAAGGTTCCTGGTGGGAACCACTCTCATTCCTCAAAGGTCAGTTCAGTGGTATAGTTTCCAATCCGCCTTATATTCCCACCAGCACCTTACCAACATTACAACCAGAAGTAATTCTCCACGAACCACATTTAGCTTTAGATGGTGGTGCTGATGGTTTGGATTGCATCCGTCATTTAATTGAAATTTCTCCCAGCTATTTACGACCTGGTGGTGTATGGTTGATTGAGATGATGGCAGGGCAGGCAGATAGAGTCAGAGAAATTCTACAAAATCATGATAGCTATAGTAATATCGAAATTCACTCCGATCTAGCTGGAATTGAACGCTTTGCCCTAGCTTATGTTAATGCTGAGTGTTGA
- a CDS encoding protein-export membrane protein SecD: MQRQRSLLALIVVLIIAAIAVMLTIPIPLGLDLRGGSQLTIQVKPTAEIKQITVTELDAVKKVVEGRINGLGVSEPVIQTVGTDKILVQLPGVNDPEQAERVLGGTAQLEFRQQKPSTEPQLFAFQASRAELKAKQKELRTSNDSAAIAKNQEELQKNNQAIAELFESTNPPLTGKYLQNAYGEPTQGNNWNVAIRFNQQGGELFAELTKNLAGTGRSIGIFLDNELISAPNVPPEFAATGITGGAAIITGRFTAQEANDLGVQLRGGALPVPVEIAERRTVGATLGKDSIQSSIYAGLGGLSLVLIFMVVYYRLPGLIADVSLVIYSLLTWACFALLGVTLTLPGIAGFILSIGMAVDANVLIFERTREELRAGKSLYRSVESGFYRAFSSILDSNVTTWIACAALFWLGSGLVKGFALTLALGVAVSMFTAITCSRTLLFLAISISSLRKTELYCPNVPVANKAEVAQ; this comes from the coding sequence ATGCAGAGACAGCGATCGCTATTAGCTTTAATTGTAGTTTTGATTATCGCCGCTATTGCGGTGATGCTCACAATTCCCATACCTTTGGGACTAGATTTGCGGGGAGGTTCACAGCTAACAATTCAGGTGAAACCCACAGCAGAAATTAAGCAAATCACTGTAACAGAATTAGACGCCGTCAAAAAAGTAGTTGAGGGGCGGATTAATGGACTTGGTGTTTCCGAGCCTGTGATTCAAACTGTAGGTACAGACAAAATCCTAGTCCAGCTTCCTGGCGTTAACGATCCAGAACAAGCAGAACGGGTATTAGGTGGTACAGCACAGTTAGAATTTCGCCAACAAAAACCTAGTACAGAACCTCAACTTTTTGCTTTTCAAGCATCTCGTGCTGAACTAAAAGCCAAGCAAAAAGAATTGAGAACCAGTAATGACAGTGCTGCGATCGCGAAAAATCAAGAAGAGTTGCAGAAAAATAATCAAGCGATCGCAGAATTGTTTGAAAGTACTAACCCACCACTAACAGGTAAATATCTCCAAAATGCCTATGGTGAACCCACTCAAGGTAATAATTGGAATGTTGCCATTCGCTTCAATCAACAGGGTGGTGAATTATTTGCCGAACTGACGAAAAACCTTGCAGGTACTGGACGCAGCATAGGTATTTTTCTGGACAACGAACTAATTAGTGCTCCTAATGTACCGCCAGAATTTGCTGCCACAGGGATTACTGGTGGTGCGGCTATAATTACAGGTAGGTTTACTGCACAAGAAGCCAATGACTTAGGCGTTCAGCTACGTGGTGGCGCATTACCTGTACCAGTAGAAATCGCTGAAAGACGAACAGTTGGAGCTACCTTAGGTAAAGACAGCATTCAAAGCAGTATCTACGCTGGTCTTGGTGGCTTGTCTTTAGTATTAATATTTATGGTGGTGTACTATCGACTACCAGGACTAATAGCGGATGTGTCATTAGTCATTTACTCTTTGTTGACTTGGGCTTGCTTTGCTTTGCTTGGTGTGACTCTGACTTTGCCAGGTATTGCTGGTTTTATCCTCAGTATTGGGATGGCAGTTGATGCCAACGTATTAATTTTTGAGCGCACGCGAGAAGAATTAAGAGCAGGTAAATCTCTATATCGCTCTGTAGAATCTGGTTTTTACCGAGCATTTTCTAGTATTTTAGACAGCAACGTCACTACCTGGATTGCTTGTGCTGCCCTGTTTTGGTTGGGTTCTGGGTTAGTAAAAGGCTTTGCCTTGACTCTAGCTTTAGGGGTAGCAGTAAGTATGTTTACAGCAATTACCTGTAGTCGGACATTGCTATTTTTGGCGATTTCTATCTCCTCTTTGCGCAAAACAGAACTTTACTGTCCTAACGTACCAGTTGCGAATAAGGCAGAGGTGGCTCAATGA
- a CDS encoding transketolase central region yields the protein MAETLFFNALREAIDEEMARDSSVFVLGEDVGHYGGSYKVTRDLYKKYGELRVLDTPIAENSFTGLAVGAAMTGLRPIIEGMNMGFLLLAFNQISNNAGMLRYTSGGNFKIPMVIRGPGGVGRQLGAEHSQRLETYFQAVPGLKIVACSTPYNAKGLLKSAIRDDNPVLFFEHVLLYNLKEDLPEEEYLLPLDKAEVVRRGKDVTILTYSRMRHHVLQAVKTLEKQGYDPEVIDLISLKPLDFDTIGASIRKTHRVIVVEEAMRTAGIGAEVIASINDRLFDELDAPVLRLSSQDIPTPYNGNLERLTIVQPEQIVEAVEKMVAMRV from the coding sequence ATGGCAGAAACTCTTTTCTTTAACGCCCTCCGTGAAGCCATTGATGAAGAAATGGCACGTGATTCCAGTGTATTCGTTCTTGGTGAAGATGTAGGACACTATGGTGGTTCCTACAAAGTCACCAGAGACCTTTACAAAAAGTATGGTGAACTAAGAGTTCTCGACACCCCCATCGCCGAAAATAGCTTTACAGGCTTGGCAGTAGGAGCAGCGATGACTGGTTTAAGACCCATCATCGAGGGTATGAACATGGGTTTTTTGCTACTTGCCTTTAACCAAATCTCCAACAACGCTGGGATGTTGCGCTATACCTCCGGCGGTAATTTTAAAATTCCAATGGTAATTCGCGGCCCTGGTGGCGTAGGTAGACAACTAGGCGCAGAACATTCCCAACGCCTCGAAACTTACTTCCAAGCCGTTCCTGGATTAAAAATTGTTGCCTGTTCTACGCCTTACAACGCCAAAGGATTGCTAAAATCGGCAATTCGTGATGATAACCCTGTATTGTTCTTTGAACACGTTCTGCTTTACAACTTAAAAGAAGATCTGCCAGAAGAAGAATACTTACTACCTTTAGATAAAGCAGAAGTTGTGCGTCGCGGTAAAGATGTCACAATTCTTACTTACTCGCGGATGCGCCATCATGTGCTGCAAGCCGTCAAAACTTTAGAAAAACAAGGTTACGACCCCGAAGTCATTGATTTAATATCACTGAAGCCATTAGACTTTGATACCATTGGAGCCTCAATCCGCAAAACTCACCGCGTAATAGTAGTGGAAGAAGCTATGCGTACAGCCGGGATTGGTGCAGAAGTCATTGCTTCTATTAATGACCGCTTGTTTGATGAATTGGATGCGCCTGTGTTGCGTCTGTCATCTCAAGATATTCCCACACCTTACAACGGTAATCTGGAGCGACTGACAATTGTCCAGCCAGAACAAATTGTAGAAGCCGTGGAAAAAATGGTGGCTATGCGAGTCTAA
- a CDS encoding histidine kinase: protein MMNWNNWVYLGIGLALGMSFRWLFARSTKAVPSSSLVKTTEPKPSSQALQRLQETQLAYQMAKEISQFKAGFLARTTHELRSPLNGLIGLHQLILSDLCENPEEEREFIAQAHERALKLLKLIDEILNVARVEHGTNKLDIQPLSLTEVLQEVYKLTYMLAANRNFSLHLSLPESEIYVLADPRWLRQVLLNLVDTAIVQMEEGTISISTNASPTKNSAYIWLDIPVHALPWSESIDFIKSIDFMQAEDKPVVAEKENPNLSPGMKLLLSQTLLEVMGGKLEIVPSATQGENEQFTRVQVSIPLVIPEAEFLQTVGNQG, encoded by the coding sequence ATGATGAATTGGAATAATTGGGTGTATTTAGGAATAGGGCTAGCACTGGGGATGAGTTTCCGTTGGTTATTTGCACGCTCTACCAAGGCTGTACCTAGCTCATCTCTAGTAAAAACAACAGAACCAAAACCTTCATCACAAGCGCTGCAAAGGTTGCAGGAAACCCAACTAGCATATCAAATGGCTAAAGAAATTAGCCAGTTTAAAGCGGGTTTTTTGGCGCGCACTACTCATGAATTGCGATCGCCCCTCAATGGTTTAATTGGTTTACATCAATTAATTTTGTCGGATTTATGCGAAAATCCAGAAGAAGAGCGAGAATTTATTGCCCAAGCTCACGAAAGAGCGTTAAAACTGCTGAAATTAATTGATGAAATTCTCAATGTTGCCAGAGTAGAGCATGGCACCAATAAATTAGATATTCAACCCCTATCTCTAACTGAAGTTTTGCAGGAAGTTTATAAGTTAACTTATATGCTGGCGGCGAATCGCAATTTTTCTCTACACCTGTCGCTTCCAGAGTCAGAAATTTATGTTTTGGCAGATCCTCGCTGGCTACGTCAAGTATTACTAAATTTAGTAGACACTGCAATTGTGCAGATGGAAGAAGGGACAATTTCAATTTCTACAAACGCTTCACCTACAAAAAATTCTGCATATATTTGGCTAGATATACCAGTTCATGCTCTACCTTGGAGTGAGTCTATCGATTTCATCAAATCCATAGATTTTATGCAGGCGGAAGACAAACCTGTGGTCGCTGAGAAAGAGAATCCCAATCTTTCACCAGGAATGAAGCTTTTACTCAGTCAAACTCTCTTGGAAGTGATGGGAGGAAAGCTGGAAATTGTACCTTCCGCTACTCAGGGAGAAAATGAACAATTTACCAGGGTACAAGTCTCTATCCCCCTAGTGATTCCTGAAGCTGAATTTCTCCAGACGGTAGGGAATCAAGGTTAG
- a CDS encoding GCN5-related N-acetyltransferase, producing MGFWKTWFSTSESTATTRTAPLEEMSAEFTGNSPNSDRIVFSTERDIDLYELEELCDAVGWSRRPLRKVKKAIEHSFLVASMWQVRGNQRRLIGFARATSDHAFNATIWDVVVHPDFQGKGLGKALMKYVLKKLRSEEISNVTLFADPHVVDFYRTMGFMADPEGIKGMFWYPH from the coding sequence ATGGGTTTTTGGAAAACTTGGTTTAGTACTTCTGAATCTACAGCGACAACTAGAACAGCTCCCTTAGAAGAGATGAGCGCAGAATTTACGGGCAACAGCCCAAATAGCGATCGCATCGTCTTCAGCACAGAGCGAGATATAGACTTGTACGAACTCGAAGAACTCTGTGATGCTGTTGGTTGGTCGCGTCGTCCTCTAAGAAAAGTAAAAAAAGCTATTGAGCACAGTTTTCTCGTAGCCTCAATGTGGCAAGTGCGAGGAAACCAAAGGCGGCTTATCGGTTTTGCTCGTGCTACTTCCGATCACGCTTTTAATGCCACGATCTGGGATGTAGTCGTTCACCCGGACTTTCAAGGTAAAGGGCTGGGCAAAGCACTCATGAAATACGTGCTGAAAAAACTTAGGAGTGAAGAGATTAGCAATGTCACTCTCTTTGCTGACCCTCATGTTGTTGATTTCTACCGGACTATGGGTTTTATGGCCGATCCTGAAGGCATAAAAGGTATGTTCTGGTATCCTCACTAA
- a CDS encoding SUA5/yciO/yrdC domain-containing protein, translating into MTKVSLEALVAGARAGKLVSFPTDTVPALAALPEKADLIFEAKQRSEDKPLILMAASGSDLWPYVQGSDREYKIWQEITDKYWPGGLTLVLPASGLVPKVMNPNDPTTIGIRVPASAIAQNILSQTGPLATTSANISGQPALQTMAEIENQFPGILTLSVAESQLEVSAGGVPSTVAKWTGMNWQILRQGAIKLNF; encoded by the coding sequence ATGACAAAAGTTTCCTTGGAGGCTCTAGTAGCTGGCGCACGTGCTGGGAAATTAGTAAGCTTTCCTACAGATACGGTTCCTGCACTCGCAGCTTTACCAGAAAAAGCAGACTTAATATTTGAGGCTAAACAACGCAGTGAAGATAAACCTTTGATTTTGATGGCTGCTAGCGGATCGGATTTGTGGCCTTATGTTCAAGGTAGCGATCGCGAGTACAAAATTTGGCAGGAAATTACAGATAAATACTGGCCTGGAGGGCTAACATTGGTTTTGCCAGCATCAGGCTTAGTACCAAAAGTAATGAACCCTAACGATCCAACAACAATTGGTATCAGAGTTCCTGCAAGTGCGATCGCCCAAAATATTTTGTCCCAAACAGGCCCTTTGGCAACAACTAGCGCTAATATTTCTGGTCAACCAGCTTTGCAGACAATGGCAGAAATTGAGAATCAATTCCCTGGGATTTTGACTTTGAGCGTAGCAGAATCTCAGCTAGAAGTAAGTGCAGGAGGCGTACCTTCTACAGTAGCTAAATGGACGGGAATGAATTGGCAAATTTTGCGGCAAGGGGCTATTAAGTTAAATTTTTAG